CTGCGCTGGCATTAGCATCAATATTAAGCTCGAGAAATTCAGTAAGAAGGAAATTAAGAGACAGGCACATTCATTTCAACGACCGTGTGGAACAATGCATGGCTATCAACCACCACACTGATGGcgataatgatgatgacgacgatTATGATAATGACTATTACGAAGATGGTTATGACGATGAGGACAATGAATATGGTGGCGGTAACTTATATTCAAGCCACTACCGCGATCCTATTAATAGATACGGACCGTCTTTTGGTAGTGATCACGCAGAcgatgaggaggaagaggaagaggaagagggTGGTCTTTTCATTAGTGCAACCGGTCGTAAAGCAGAGAACGTGCCTCATGTTCAAACAGATGCTTCTTCGTACACCTCTTCGACAAGTGGCCATGGTGGTAGGTGTCCAATACATTTGATCATAAAAATGCTTCCCGCTACCACCTTGAACTATGGTTCAGATGATGGATACTATGATGATAGTGATTACTATAGCGGGAATGCAGTCTCGCACAATGTCAATACTTACAGAGGCTATGATTACGTTTATGATTACAACTCTGTTTACACTGCTGATTCTTCTAGTTTCCTTGCCTTCAATAACTGCGATATTATCGACGTTCCTGAAGCGCTACGTACTCCTGTCGAAGATCCTGTCTCGGGCTTTAGATTTGACGACGATAGTGCAGAGCAGCAACCAGATCAAATGATTTCCGACCTAACCCAACATGAGGCCTTAAACGTACTAGCCCCTATTAGCGGTAGCTTTTCTCGTGAATCTGCGGACGTAGCGGACAACGATGAACACGCTTGCAATAGCAGCGAATATAGTAGTGGATCCAGCTCTGAAGACTCCAACGGGTCCGCTATTGATAGTAATGTTTACAATCAGAAGAGTGGAGAGGAAAGCGAGTTATTGGCTTTAAAAAGAACGCACTCGTTAGGCAAGTCTCAGACTGGCTCTTTACGCGATTTGCAATATAGTAAGTTGTCTGTGTCGCAGACACATGACTTTATCACTGGTAAACAGTTATCCTCAAAAAATGGGACTCTACCGCAGAAACTCCAACAGGAGCAGCAATCCGTTTCTGAGAAACCGCCCCTGTTGAAACGCAACTCTTCTAGAAGCTTCATCTTTGattctgaatctgaatctgaatcTGACTCTGCAGTTCAGTTGTCTCAAATATCTCATCCGTTGAGTAATGAATCTAACACAAGGTCTCCATTCAGTATACATACGAGAAATTCTTCAGCCTCTACATCGCCGAAGAGCATCCCGCCACCCAATTTTGGTAACTTCGGATCTGGTAATTCACATGCTTCATTGAGTGATGTGGCTATTCCGGGCTATATCTCACCAAGGAACGGTTCTATGCAATCTGTAATCAGTAAAGAAAAATTGATTAACTCCAATAGTAGTAGTTGCAACAATTGTGCCAATAccaatgaagatgataataCAGATCACTCGAAAACCTTcgatttggaagatattgaTAAGACGTTCGAAAATTACCACATTCAGTCTCCAGTACCAGAAAATGCAGACAAGGAAtgtcaacaacaacagcagcagcagcagcaacagcatcaacaacaacaacaacaacaacaacaacaacaacaacaacaacaacaacaacaacaacaacaacaacaacaacaacaacaacaacaacaacaacaacaacaacaacaacaacaacaacaacaactacaacaactacaactacaactactacaacaacaacaaccagGGAGCGGTAAGATGATGGAGATGGCAAGCAAGTATTTAAATTCATGGAAACGGTAGAGTTGACGAATTGTTCTATAGCGTAGTACtactatatttatttttctgATCGCCTTAGATGCAAAGTTAAGCCTCGAAGcttatattttattatttgaaataatTAATTTTGGTGGCAAACAAATCTATGGTTTACTAATGCTGTCGTATCAGTATtcttattattgttattgttattgttattatcaTACTCGTTTCTGCACGAACCTGGGGAGACGCTTTATGTTATCAATTTTTGTATTCAAAAGTCAACTTTAAAACGAATAAGATTGTTCAAGGACATCAATAACTGTAATAGATACTAGGCAAGTAAGCAACTGTACacccatatatatagaattCACTAATTCATAGGacctgtttcttcttcttttgatcaaTTATTATATGTAGCACGTGACGTTGTTTTAGCTTCAACGCtgaatcattttcattaagTGCTAAGGCTCGATTTGAGTTGCGGAGTTAATGAAGCTTGACTACTGCACATATAAAACCAATATAGATCAACAGAAGCAGGCCAAGCAAGGGCCATTAGAATGTCCCGTGTTGCACAGCTGGATTCACTGGCTTTAGATTCAGAGTTACATCAGAGTATATGGGCGGAATTCCAATCAGAGTTTAAACCAATCAAATATGTTGATGAATGGCAGTTACTACTTCACACACTAGTCTACCATGTTTCAACACACGCTAGTGCTTCCGGTGTAAGCACTTATGGTTCACAGTTAAGTGGCGTAACGTACCGTACAAGAAAATCTACACTATTCCTAGTCACTATACTTATACGATATCTGCATAAGAAATTGTCAGCATATTTGCTTAGCGAGGATACATCAATGAAATGGTATAAAGTGTTTGCCAAATGGTATCATTGTTACGATTTGGTAAATTTCCTGAGCTTTCTATCCAAGCCCATGTTTCTTTCACCAATGCATAGGTTGTTGAACATAAAATGTTTCAGGGCGCTTGATGACCCCAATTTTTATACATCCACAGTATACTCTGGATTAGAGTTCCAAAATAGACAATTGATGTGGAATGCTATCCTTGAACTACTAAATGGTAACTTTCTCAATTTGAGCTACTTCTCTAAAAGCAAActcattaaaaatgaaacacCAACCCAGCCAAACCAATGTGCTAGATGCAAGGAACTCCCCTCAAATCCATATGTAACATCCTGCTGTAATGCAGCATATTGCTATGTTTGTGTGCTGGTAAATTTGGATATCAAATTCTGTAGTAATTGTGGCATGAAAGCTGCGATGACAGCAACACCCCTTTATAAACCTTTAACTGGCAGCGCTAAGATAGCAGAGagtttataatataaattattaaatatttatagGGTCCCATCCTAGTAGCCCAATCCCACCACTTCAAAGTTATTCGTAACGCTTATGCAATTAGAACAACACAGCCATATCAACAGGTAAATATGTGTGTCTTCTTCAGCGATAAGTTGTGTGCATAGGACATCTAATCGCTTTTTACCGATGAACCCTTCGATGCCCTTTACTTTATGTAATAGCATTGCTTTGAGTTACGCTAACTTACACCACATATACTGTTCGCTAGCAAGCAGATTTAACCAATGGTGTACAAGCACAAAATTGGTTCGTTTAAATCATAGCTATCCTTCTACTTTATTTAATGACCATCTTTTTGGTCGTGTGATCACCTTTTGACCCGCTTCTTTTTAGTTCCGCTTATGTAGGGTGCTCGTTTCATTAACAAAAAGGACAACATTACTTTCTAAAAAACGTTTATCACAGCATTAAATTAGTGATATTGCAGTTTACAAGGTAACGGGTTAGTAAGTGATCCACAATATCAGTCTATTGTTCAAACTATGGCTGCAAAGACTGGTCTGCCAGCTGAAGACGCTTCAGTTGGATTACAAACGTTAGAAACCACTGAAAGCCCGAACCAACAGCATGCGGAAACTTCTAACTCACCTGAGGAACCAAAGAGAACGAACGACGTCTCCCAAGCATTGAACTTAAGTCCTAGACACACTAGTCTTAGGTCTAATTCTCCTGATGTTTCTTCGTTGAATGATGATCTTTTAAGTGTGATAAGCTCTCGACGGACACCATTCAGTACAACTACAGCCATTGGGGGTAGTGCATCCGTAGTTCGTCCCAGTCTTGAATATTTTTCGTTCAGGCCAAGTATGGATCCCTCAGTGATGATAGGTAACACACGAACCAATAATCGGTCGGCTATTTTTGACCTAGATGGGATCTCCCATAGTGGTAATTTGGACTTTTCACCCTTGGGTAacaattcaatatttgaaattgtGATGAATACCAGACGTAAAGGATGGTTGAAACAGCCCACAGTGAAAGATATACCTCCTGTATCACTTACAAAAAGTGAAATAGAGGATAACTGGAaggatatattgaataGTTACACGGTGGGCATAAAGGATGAGTACCGTACATTCCAAACCACGAACACACTTTCAAGTATGAATAGGTTGCGTCAGTTAGAAAACCTAGAGAGATATGACAAGTATGAATTATCAGAGGAAGACGAAGGGACTGCTAACGAGGACTTTTCGGTGTTTAAAGAATTGGAGGATATTCCATCTATATATTTTAGCGAGGATTTTCAATTAGACAACCCTAGGGTCTTCAGAAAGGTCATCCAGGACATCGATTTGCACCTAAATTCATTAACTACAGCATCACAAACAAGACGAGATAGTGctaatgaagaattgaaagataGACTAACGTTTTATTTAGAcactattgaaaatttgttggttatcaatatttcaaaGTCCTCTCATAAATTCCTGAATACACTTGAAGACGTCGGCGCGATTAAACAAAAGGCTCAGGTTGCATTAGAGAAGTTGCGGGTTTTACAGGAATCCCTAGAAACGGTTGACAGGGATAGAATACTGAAAAGggtttcaatattaaagaaaatattgaaacgAAGAAACGTGGAGCGTTTACAACAGGGCCTGATACAAGTTCATGAAGTTATCAATAAAGTTGAGAAGTGCAAAAAATTGTACCATAATGGGGACTATGAAGAATGTTTGTCATCCATCAATTCAGTAGAGAATTTCATACGTGGAAAAACCTCTGATGACGAAGATACTAGAAATTATACAAAGAAGTGGCCTTATGAATTACTAGATCTAAAATCAGTTCCTGTGCTAGCAAACACACATGAGTACTTGTATAATATGCGCATAGAGATTGGTGGGCGCTATTCCTTGGCTTTGTGCGATTTACTTGTAGCAGATTTACAGTCATTCACAGCAAGCCAAACGCTGACAGATACACTATCTCGATTACAGTCGTATACTGACAGAGAAAAAAAGCATTTGCATATTGAACCCAAGCTGCGTGAACGTGTAGAGGACCTTATTAGGAAGTTGGTTGCCTGCGAAGAGTTGACTAGTGTCTTTAAGCTGTATGAGACAAAGCTAATAATAGTGCTAAAGGATATCATTAAGAAGCATTTGCCGAAAGAAACAATATTGGTTGAAGGAAATACTAATGAACCCAATACCAGCAGTGATTCTCTACGCTCTGAGGGGTTCAGTGGCAGAAATACCCAAAATACCGGCAAggacaacaacaacaacaacaacaacaacaacaacaacaacaacaacaacaacaacaacaacaataataataataataataataataataataataacaacaaaagCAAGcgcaacaacagcaatGGTGATACTAATTCTGTCAGTAACACTGGATCTAAACTCTCACGTCTAATTCGTGAGCAGAGTCCCAAAGATTTCCAGGACATGTTAATCAATATTTTCGTCGAAGAAATTAACACATTCAGGCGATTATCAAGGCACCAAAAATTGCTATTGGAACTGGCCCTAAATGAGATTACTCCggaacaaaatcaac
This Eremothecium cymbalariae DBVPG#7215 chromosome 5, complete sequence DNA region includes the following protein-coding sequences:
- the REG1 gene encoding protein phosphatase regulator REG1 (similar to Ashbya gossypii ABL095w); its protein translation is MSDNLANYFSQNCNTSKTGFGRSVVGGTRYGGEVKEKDVDPDMEDLGPSVSMAVEAEDDNEFEKSTFNLKRTRSMGLLDEYIDPTRRLLGKSTYGGGGGRPMASDGGDAGDEESAEFYGSDDESGDESVYGGAQRMSSPQLAVLAVNHLEDSKSPPEPDTDSYMLPLDDIDVHHEPNRHVDYLSHKWEESDISKSWKYIILKKKQRGDQDLVNAARLENASWRTWAKARNDLQTVSPELVNWSKDSDVTWLYGPIVRDAGHSTNNNSNNSKHVGTNNNAALDQEELGYGSGDESSKRVTKRADSSSVRQRSGPKPILKKRTVSEIIEENSLWRLTVARQHRKQIADANSIMDGYGHKYQYDDYDALAARVNSQYYVSTTNTPTVPMTTSSTAATTINTTINTPAAPAANTTNTITTTNINNNGIVIVSNFNSVSALIGSANNISNSSSHGGSENNHNKNIFNDTTSMAYKDSKRTPTPISSPSPEQIITVTLSPESSKIAGDVHQQQYLASYPKDTLNLAKTPALALASILSSRNSVRRKLRDRHIHFNDRVEQCMAINHHTDGDNDDDDDYDNDYYEDGYDDEDNEYGGGNLYSSHYRDPINRYGPSFGSDHADDEEEEEEEEGGLFISATGRKAENVPHVQTDASSYTSSTSGHGGRCPIHLIIKMLPATTLNYGSDDGYYDDSDYYSGNAVSHNVNTYRGYDYVYDYNSVYTADSSSFLAFNNCDIIDVPEALRTPVEDPVSGFRFDDDSAEQQPDQMISDLTQHEALNVLAPISGSFSRESADVADNDEHACNSSEYSSGSSSEDSNGSAIDSNVYNQKSGEESELLALKRTHSLGKSQTGSLRDLQYSKLSVSQTHDFITGKQLSSKNGTLPQKLQQEQQSVSEKPPLLKRNSSRSFIFDSESESESDSAVQLSQISHPLSNESNTRSPFSIHTRNSSASTSPKSIPPPNFGNFGSGNSHASLSDVAIPGYISPRNGSMQSVISKEKLINSNSSSCNNCANTNEDDNTDHSKTFDLEDIDKTFENYHIQSPVPENADKECQQQQQQQQQQHQQQQQQQQQQQQQQQQQQQQQQQQQQQQQQQQQQQQQQQQQLQQLQLQLLQQQQPGSGKMMEMASKYLNSWKR
- the PEX2 gene encoding ubiquitin-protein ligase peroxin 2 (similar to Ashbya gossypii ABL094W); this encodes MSRVAQLDSLALDSELHQSIWAEFQSEFKPIKYVDEWQLLLHTLVYHVSTHASASGVSTYGSQLSGVTYRTRKSTLFLVTILIRYLHKKLSAYLLSEDTSMKWYKVFAKWYHCYDLVNFLSFLSKPMFLSPMHRLLNIKCFRALDDPNFYTSTVYSGLEFQNRQLMWNAILELLNGNFLNLSYFSKSKLIKNETPTQPNQCARCKELPSNPYVTSCCNAAYCYVCVLVNLDIKFCSNCGMKAAMTATPLYKPLTGSAKIAESL
- the VPS54 gene encoding Vps54p (similar to Ashbya gossypii ABL093W), producing MAAKTGLPAEDASVGLQTLETTESPNQQHAETSNSPEEPKRTNDVSQALNLSPRHTSLRSNSPDVSSLNDDLLSVISSRRTPFSTTTAIGGSASVVRPSLEYFSFRPSMDPSVMIGNTRTNNRSAIFDLDGISHSGNLDFSPLGNNSIFEIVMNTRRKGWLKQPTVKDIPPVSLTKSEIEDNWKDILNSYTVGIKDEYRTFQTTNTLSSMNRLRQLENLERYDKYELSEEDEGTANEDFSVFKELEDIPSIYFSEDFQLDNPRVFRKVIQDIDLHLNSLTTASQTRRDSANEELKDRLTFYLDTIENLLVINISKSSHKFLNTLEDVGAIKQKAQVALEKLRVLQESLETVDRDRILKRVSILKKILKRRNVERLQQGLIQVHEVINKVEKCKKLYHNGDYEECLSSINSVENFIRGKTSDDEDTRNYTKKWPYELLDLKSVPVLANTHEYLYNMRIEIGGRYSLALCDLLVADLQSFTASQTLTDTLSRLQSYTDREKKHLHIEPKLRERVEDLIRKLVACEELTSVFKLYETKLIIVLKDIIKKHLPKETILVEGNTNEPNTSSDSLRSEGFSGRNTQNTGKDNNNNNNNNNNNNNNNNNNNNNNNNNNNNNNNNKSKRNNSNGDTNSVSNTGSKLSRLIREQSPKDFQDMLINIFVEEINTFRRLSRHQKLLLELALNEITPEQNQHEMIMQLDIRRAINEGIRIVQLRMGKIIAVRRDLTSQLRFDFFLHFYSICSLFIQECESITGDFLTKYLSDVISMQVKNYIMTASSLNIRTLQDRIDNEKWIPFIVESRIQSDVNDIASCVDIDPLDWTSITNLSTLVSSTSPAHSGPTSTSPSPTGHKKSVVLGEKTFVASDALILAIKMIKSALILSINLPPYYLSNFENIIYDLFRLFNSRAISSATTSVDKKKTTGKSGKNLSIMGESLDCLAEFITVIQGFYQRMDARHKDFQCLPTHNYTQLLRQFQESSDMLYQAHAPPPPM